A window of the Ruminococcaceae bacterium KH2T8 genome harbors these coding sequences:
- a CDS encoding Peptidase family M1, with protein MNKEFLVRIVCCLLMLSLISSCTRQETVASSSENVSSLATVSETVDDSTAETTSNFVELPSDMSQSAPVVPVGDNGFTAPEPGFDITRPNRELYHYDMDLTFDPENNTVGGHVVFTFYNDSDDEWDKLCLRDHSAMYTDPDVVGIEGTAGNNAALTVIENLTDMRDENSLEYTRDEDVSVIWVELEEPLEPCERMTLEYDFTATIPTVPDRDGVYEGVYNVTYYYPILSEYRGGEWAHDPYFIFGDCNYSEVSDYDVKITAPSDYILITTGTEVSREDDGDLITYTYYAPFVRDFVFCASTKFIVEEGDWEDVHINVVYSSDTSHITDEYIELILLTAQESLQAFSDMLGRYPYEELDVIISPIFAGGMEYPNLVIISAPQMDPGLQDQWGVKSVAVHEIGHQWFFGIVGSDCYNEPWLDESLTSYSEWLFCCYYADVYGEYDTDPYADIDIMNEYYSSSFPLNRPYYEFDVSTYTQDVYLRGRLVLRRIEEIIGREEFTAVLREYVRRNAFTNADEADFFEVLYDCCGTDNEELNAVIDMAFEL; from the coding sequence ATGAATAAAGAGTTCTTAGTAAGAATTGTCTGCTGTCTGCTGATGTTGTCGCTTATATCTTCCTGTACAAGACAGGAAACTGTAGCGTCATCCTCTGAAAATGTTTCCTCTTTGGCAACTGTATCCGAGACTGTTGATGATTCTACAGCAGAGACAACATCGAACTTTGTGGAACTTCCGTCGGATATGTCCCAGTCTGCTCCTGTAGTTCCGGTAGGAGATAACGGTTTTACCGCGCCTGAACCCGGATTTGATATAACAAGACCTAACAGAGAACTCTATCACTACGATATGGATCTTACATTCGATCCTGAGAATAATACTGTAGGCGGACATGTTGTGTTTACTTTCTATAACGACTCGGATGATGAATGGGATAAGCTCTGTCTTCGGGATCACTCTGCGATGTATACGGATCCTGATGTAGTAGGGATCGAAGGGACAGCCGGGAACAACGCTGCCTTAACCGTTATCGAGAACTTAACTGATATGAGAGATGAGAACTCTCTTGAATATACAAGGGACGAAGATGTATCGGTCATATGGGTGGAACTTGAGGAGCCGCTTGAGCCCTGCGAGAGGATGACACTGGAGTATGACTTCACTGCGACTATACCTACCGTACCGGATCGCGACGGAGTATATGAGGGTGTCTATAACGTTACCTACTACTATCCCATCTTATCCGAATACAGGGGCGGCGAATGGGCGCATGATCCTTACTTCATATTCGGTGATTGCAACTACTCTGAAGTTTCCGATTACGATGTTAAGATAACTGCTCCGTCTGACTATATCCTTATCACCACAGGTACAGAGGTATCCCGCGAAGATGACGGGGATCTTATAACTTATACTTACTATGCGCCCTTTGTACGCGACTTTGTATTTTGTGCGTCAACGAAATTTATTGTAGAAGAAGGCGATTGGGAAGATGTGCATATCAATGTGGTCTATTCTTCCGACACCTCACATATCACGGACGAGTATATAGAGTTGATACTCCTTACTGCTCAGGAGTCACTTCAGGCTTTCTCCGACATGCTTGGGCGTTATCCTTACGAGGAATTAGATGTTATCATCTCGCCTATCTTCGCAGGCGGTATGGAATATCCGAACCTGGTGATAATCTCAGCTCCGCAGATGGATCCCGGGCTTCAGGATCAGTGGGGCGTAAAATCGGTCGCCGTACACGAGATAGGCCATCAGTGGTTCTTCGGTATCGTGGGCAGTGACTGCTATAACGAGCCGTGGCTGGACGAGTCGCTTACTTCCTATTCTGAATGGCTGTTTTGCTGCTACTATGCCGACGTATATGGAGAATACGACACGGATCCGTATGCGGATATCGATATAATGAACGAGTATTATTCATCTTCGTTTCCTCTTAACAGACCCTACTACGAGTTTGACGTGTCTACTTATACACAGGATGTTTATCTGAGAGGAAGATTGGTCTTAAGAAGGATCGAAGAAATTATCGGCAGGGAAGAGTTCACTGCAGTCTTAAGAGAATATGTGCGGCGAAATGCATTTACCAACGCAGACGAAGCTGACTTCTTTGAAGTCCTATATGACTGTTGCGGAACGGATAATGAAGAACTGAATGCGGTAATAGACATGGCATTCGAGCTCTGA
- a CDS encoding ribonuclease, with product MRKKLIAIIIGLAMLIGLICGCSIEINDDYSEERQTTTTSVTEEETTSSTTTETTTEETTTASTSETDDTTVAQLDEDGVYTTMEDVSLYIFTYGCLPSNFMTKAEARELGWEGGSLEPYAPGMCIGGDYFGNYEGLLPEASGREYRECDINTLGASSRGAERLIYSNDGLIYYTEDHYESFTLVYGEP from the coding sequence ATGCGAAAGAAACTGATAGCGATCATCATCGGTCTTGCGATGCTGATCGGACTAATATGCGGATGCAGCATCGAGATCAACGATGACTATTCCGAAGAAAGACAGACAACAACTACTTCGGTTACGGAAGAGGAAACTACATCCTCGACTACTACCGAAACTACGACCGAAGAGACCACAACAGCATCCACATCCGAGACTGATGACACTACCGTCGCACAACTTGATGAAGACGGCGTATATACGACTATGGAAGATGTATCGCTTTACATCTTCACATACGGATGCCTGCCTTCGAACTTCATGACAAAAGCAGAAGCCAGAGAACTCGGCTGGGAAGGCGGCTCACTCGAGCCTTATGCTCCCGGCATGTGTATCGGCGGAGACTACTTCGGAAACTACGAAGGACTTCTGCCGGAGGCTTCCGGACGAGAATACAGAGAGTGTGACATCAATACACTCGGAGCTTCCTCCAGAGGCGCCGAAAGGCTCATTTATTCTAACGACGGGCTTATCTACTATACAGAAGATCATTACGAGAGCTTCACCCTTGTCTACGGTGAACCCTGA
- a CDS encoding flotillin produces the protein MDKLLNIALFDLNAGGLDLTIPAVLIAIAIIFLVIIICTSYVKAPPNKAYIITGLKKKPKILIGKAGLKLPFLERKDELLIEQLSIDIKTGDFVPTSDFIGVNIDAVAKVQIRTDEEGIKLAMKNFLNMNSTQINSQLVDSLQGNMREIIGTITLKELCNDRKSFGDQVQEKAQVDMNNLGIQIISCNIQHVEDKNDLITALGQDNMATIQKTASIAKANAERDVAIAQAQAAKDANDAKVASETEIAIKQNDLAIKKSELQVVQDTKKAEADAAYRIQEQAQRKSIEVANTEADIAKQEKEIELKMKEAQVREQALDADIKKAADAERYRQQQMADVELYKRQKEAEARKYELAQQAEAKKIQAEADLIAMQKEAEGIRAKGEAEADAIRAKAEAEAIGIDKKAEAMQKYGEAAVIEMLCKMYPMVAEAIAKPLANIDSITMYGEGNTAKMTEDVTKSFKQTIDGIGDSLGINFASLVAGFAGAKIATSKNGEQAALSSDELAKVVAAAKADTSSDDTIPAALNDSDDLE, from the coding sequence ATGGACAAGTTATTAAACATTGCATTGTTCGATCTTAATGCGGGCGGCCTGGATCTTACGATCCCTGCAGTGCTCATCGCAATAGCGATCATCTTTCTGGTGATCATTATCTGTACGAGCTATGTTAAGGCACCGCCGAACAAGGCGTACATCATAACCGGTTTGAAGAAAAAGCCGAAGATCTTGATTGGTAAGGCAGGCCTCAAGCTTCCTTTCCTTGAGAGAAAGGATGAGCTCCTTATCGAGCAGCTCTCCATCGACATCAAGACAGGTGATTTTGTACCTACATCAGACTTTATCGGTGTTAATATCGATGCTGTTGCAAAGGTACAGATCCGCACTGATGAAGAGGGCATCAAGCTCGCCATGAAGAACTTCCTGAACATGAACAGCACGCAGATCAATTCTCAGCTCGTTGATTCTCTTCAGGGTAACATGCGTGAGATCATCGGCACCATCACATTGAAGGAACTCTGCAATGACAGAAAGTCTTTCGGTGATCAGGTACAGGAGAAGGCTCAGGTCGACATGAACAACTTGGGTATTCAGATCATTTCCTGTAATATCCAGCACGTTGAAGATAAGAACGACCTTATCACTGCTCTCGGTCAGGACAACATGGCTACGATCCAGAAGACGGCTTCTATCGCTAAGGCCAATGCTGAGAGAGACGTTGCGATCGCACAGGCTCAGGCAGCAAAGGATGCTAACGATGCTAAGGTCGCTTCCGAGACGGAGATCGCTATCAAGCAGAATGATCTTGCTATCAAGAAGTCAGAACTTCAGGTAGTACAGGATACCAAGAAGGCTGAGGCTGATGCAGCTTATCGTATTCAGGAGCAGGCACAGCGTAAGTCTATCGAAGTTGCTAATACCGAAGCAGACATTGCTAAGCAGGAAAAAGAGATCGAGCTCAAGATGAAGGAAGCTCAGGTTCGTGAGCAGGCTCTCGATGCTGATATCAAGAAGGCAGCAGATGCCGAGAGATATCGTCAGCAGCAGATGGCAGACGTTGAGCTCTATAAGAGACAGAAGGAAGCTGAGGCTCGTAAGTACGAGCTCGCACAGCAGGCTGAAGCTAAGAAGATCCAGGCTGAAGCAGACCTTATCGCTATGCAGAAGGAAGCTGAAGGTATCCGCGCAAAGGGTGAGGCTGAAGCTGATGCTATCCGCGCTAAGGCAGAGGCTGAGGCTATCGGTATCGATAAGAAGGCCGAGGCTATGCAGAAGTACGGTGAAGCAGCTGTCATCGAGATGCTCTGTAAGATGTATCCTATGGTTGCCGAAGCTATTGCTAAGCCTCTTGCTAACATCGATTCCATTACGATGTATGGTGAGGGCAATACGGCTAAGATGACTGAGGATGTTACAAAGTCCTTTAAGCAGACCATCGACGGTATCGGCGACAGCCTTGGTATCAACTTTGCATCTCTCGTAGCAGGATTCGCAGGTGCTAAGATCGCTACGAGCAAGAACGGCGAGCAGGCGGCTCTTTCAAGCGATGAGCTTGCTAAGGTCGTAGCAGCCGCTAAGGCAGATACATCATCTGATGATACGATCCCTGCCGCATTGAACGATTCAGACGACTTGGAATAA
- a CDS encoding 1-acyl-sn-glycerol-3-phosphate acyltransferases yields the protein MKYIATVFYFLYTLILGILSIPIWLFLFIVSGTVSKKKVYEKTSAFYGKVFAFGYRICAFFAGARVKTIGLDKLPAVDGERFLVVGNHCSNLDPFIMGGWLGQYPLAFISKPSIFKVPFAGRYMWRLRYMAIDRKNNRQGIMVIRQAADTISSGDSCVAVYPEGTRNFNQGTLKKFHDGSLKAALWAKCPIAVVIMTGTHDIDKNWLRRRTHVTLEVVQVLSYEEIKDLKTNEIADKIKDIMQKKLDEHYAAA from the coding sequence ATGAAATACATTGCTACAGTATTTTACTTTTTATATACGCTTATTCTGGGAATACTTTCTATCCCGATCTGGCTCTTTCTCTTTATCGTATCGGGTACGGTAAGTAAGAAGAAAGTGTATGAGAAGACATCCGCATTCTACGGTAAGGTCTTTGCCTTCGGCTACAGGATCTGCGCTTTCTTTGCCGGTGCGAGAGTTAAGACTATCGGTCTTGATAAGCTTCCGGCAGTAGACGGAGAGAGGTTCCTTGTCGTAGGTAATCACTGCTCTAACCTGGATCCTTTCATTATGGGAGGATGGCTCGGACAGTATCCTCTGGCATTTATATCCAAGCCTTCCATATTCAAGGTGCCTTTCGCGGGAAGATATATGTGGAGACTTCGCTATATGGCGATCGACCGCAAGAACAACCGTCAGGGCATAATGGTAATAAGGCAGGCCGCAGATACCATCTCATCGGGTGATTCCTGCGTAGCGGTATATCCCGAAGGTACAAGGAACTTTAACCAGGGAACCTTGAAGAAATTCCACGACGGCTCTCTTAAGGCAGCGCTCTGGGCTAAGTGTCCCATCGCAGTTGTCATCATGACGGGGACACACGACATAGATAAGAACTGGCTTAGAAGAAGAACTCATGTCACACTTGAGGTAGTACAGGTTCTGAGTTACGAAGAGATAAAGGATCTTAAGACGAATGAGATCGCAGACAAGATAAAGGACATAATGCAGAAGAAGCTCGACGAGCACTATGCAGCCGCTTAA
- a CDS encoding ribonuclease inhibitor → MDTVIIDISELETPADLHEIIKLKLDLPEYYGRNLDALHDVLTSISSLHLILCGSNDTYNSIKDYLPRLQRVLSISADNNPNFTYEMK, encoded by the coding sequence ATGGATACAGTTATCATTGATATAAGCGAACTTGAAACACCAGCAGACCTTCACGAGATCATTAAGCTCAAGCTGGATCTCCCCGAATACTACGGCAGGAATCTCGATGCACTTCACGATGTACTGACATCGATATCTTCACTGCATCTTATCCTGTGCGGCTCAAACGATACCTATAACAGCATCAAGGACTATCTCCCGAGACTTCAGAGAGTATTGAGCATCAGCGCGGATAATAATCCGAACTTCACATACGAGATGAAATGA
- a CDS encoding diaminopimelate dehydrogenase yields MAIRVGIIGYGNLAKGVESELRKNPDMELKGVFTRRDPATVKINTEGVNVYSVNDLISKKDDFDVMFICGGSATDLPEQTKEYAKYFNVIDSFDTHARIPEHFANVDASAKAANKVAVISAGWDPGMFSLTRLYSNAVLPNGNDYTFWGKGVSQGHSDAIRRVPGVKNGKQYTVPVDAALDAVRSGKNPELTTRQKHTRECFVVAEEGADKALIEKTIKEMPNYFSDYDTTVTFITEEEFEKNHSGMNHGGFVFRSGKTGFNNENDHVIEYSLKLDSNPEFTASVLIAYARAAYRLEQKGDYGCKTVFDIAPALLSPLSGEEIRAHLL; encoded by the coding sequence ATGGCAATACGAGTAGGAATCATCGGCTACGGCAACCTCGCTAAGGGTGTCGAGAGCGAGCTCAGGAAGAATCCTGACATGGAACTTAAGGGTGTTTTCACAAGAAGAGATCCTGCAACTGTTAAGATCAACACAGAGGGAGTAAACGTTTATTCAGTTAACGACCTCATCTCCAAGAAGGATGACTTCGATGTCATGTTCATCTGCGGCGGTTCAGCTACAGACCTTCCCGAGCAGACAAAGGAATATGCAAAGTACTTTAACGTTATCGATTCATTCGATACACACGCAAGGATCCCCGAGCATTTCGCAAACGTAGATGCATCCGCAAAGGCAGCAAACAAGGTTGCTGTCATCTCTGCAGGTTGGGATCCCGGAATGTTCTCACTTACAAGACTTTATTCCAATGCAGTCCTCCCTAACGGCAATGACTATACATTCTGGGGCAAGGGCGTATCTCAGGGGCACTCCGATGCTATCAGAAGAGTTCCCGGCGTAAAGAACGGTAAGCAGTATACAGTACCCGTTGATGCTGCTCTCGATGCGGTAAGATCAGGTAAGAATCCCGAGCTTACAACACGCCAGAAGCACACAAGAGAGTGCTTCGTAGTAGCTGAAGAAGGTGCAGATAAGGCTCTTATCGAGAAGACAATAAAGGAGATGCCTAACTACTTCTCAGATTACGATACAACAGTAACATTCATCACAGAGGAAGAGTTCGAGAAGAATCACTCCGGCATGAATCACGGCGGCTTCGTATTCAGAAGCGGCAAGACAGGCTTCAACAACGAGAACGACCATGTTATCGAGTACTCACTGAAGCTTGATTCCAACCCTGAGTTCACAGCATCTGTACTTATCGCATATGCTAGAGCAGCATACAGACTCGAGCAGAAGGGCGACTACGGTTGTAAGACTGTATTTGATATCGCTCCCGCACTCCTCTCTCCCCTCTCCGGCGAAGAGATCAGAGCTCATCTTCTCTGA
- a CDS encoding Cytidylate kinase has protein sequence MAIKIITVSRQFGSGGRTIAKKLAEKLGYDYYDKEIIENVALETGFSKEFVASKGEEAPGKTVFSYGFESQAVPGIMNGMTTHDYLWTAQRKIICDIAETGKPCVIVGRSADYILRERDDVFNVFIYADMPFRCDRIVRLYGESENKPEKRLADKDKKRAANHKHFTDLQWGYAPNYDLSLNSGKLGIDKCVDIIYGIVKE, from the coding sequence ATGGCTATAAAGATCATTACCGTCAGCAGGCAGTTCGGCAGCGGTGGCAGGACTATCGCAAAGAAACTCGCAGAGAAACTCGGCTACGATTATTACGATAAGGAGATAATCGAGAATGTAGCTCTTGAGACAGGTTTCTCCAAGGAATTTGTAGCGAGCAAGGGTGAGGAGGCTCCCGGAAAGACCGTATTCTCGTATGGCTTTGAGAGCCAGGCAGTTCCCGGTATCATGAATGGCATGACGACGCATGATTATCTCTGGACGGCTCAGCGCAAGATCATCTGTGATATTGCGGAAACCGGTAAGCCCTGCGTCATTGTCGGAAGATCAGCCGACTATATCCTCAGGGAGAGGGATGATGTCTTTAACGTATTCATCTATGCGGACATGCCTTTCAGGTGCGACAGGATCGTAAGACTGTACGGAGAGTCAGAGAACAAGCCTGAGAAGAGACTTGCGGATAAGGACAAGAAGAGAGCCGCTAACCATAAGCACTTCACGGATCTTCAGTGGGGATATGCCCCCAATTACGATCTGTCCCTTAACAGCGGTAAGCTCGGCATCGATAAGTGCGTTGATATCATCTACGGTATCGTTAAAGAGTAA
- a CDS encoding solute:Na+ symporter, SSS family: protein MVIKVLMLVVFFGIMLGVGIKCRRSATDVNGFVLGGRSVGPWLTAFAYGTSYFSAVIFVGYAGQFGWKFGVASTWIGLGNAIIGSLLAWVILGRRTRLMTHRLDSKTMPEFFASRFGSKGLRIGASIIIFVFLIPYTASLYNGLSRLFEMAFHIDYIVCILVMAVLTGIYVIAGGYMATAVNDFIQGIVMLVGIVAVILAVLNVNGGLMGSMVELAKVEGDFPAFPGAYASFFGPLPLDLLGVIILTSLGTWGLPQMVGKFYAIKSEDAIRKGTIISTFFAVIVAGGCYFLGGFGRLFLTPDEVAAAGFDAIVPSMLENLPDILIAVVVILVLSASMSTLSSLVLTSSSTLTLDFVDGNIVKGMKEKTKVITLRVFIVVFIVISASIAVVQYKSSVTFIAQLMGVSWGALAGAFLAPFLYSLYWKGTTKVSCWACFIFGSVLMIANMLVRPSFPAILQSPINCGAFAMLAGFIIVPLVSLITAKPDSKLVEDAFASYDKEVKTTAKENLQD from the coding sequence ATGGTTATCAAGGTTTTGATGCTCGTAGTATTCTTCGGCATTATGCTCGGTGTTGGTATCAAGTGCAGAAGAAGTGCTACAGACGTTAACGGATTTGTATTGGGCGGTAGATCCGTCGGTCCCTGGCTTACGGCTTTCGCATACGGAACGAGTTATTTCTCAGCCGTTATCTTCGTAGGTTATGCAGGACAGTTCGGTTGGAAGTTCGGTGTCGCATCCACCTGGATCGGTCTCGGAAACGCGATCATCGGATCGCTCCTTGCATGGGTCATCCTCGGCAGAAGGACAAGACTTATGACACATAGGCTCGACAGTAAGACAATGCCCGAGTTTTTCGCGAGCAGATTCGGATCAAAGGGTCTCAGGATCGGTGCTTCGATAATCATCTTCGTTTTCCTTATTCCTTATACGGCATCTCTTTATAACGGTCTTTCAAGACTCTTCGAGATGGCTTTCCACATCGACTATATCGTATGTATCCTCGTAATGGCTGTCCTTACGGGTATCTATGTTATCGCAGGCGGATATATGGCTACTGCAGTTAATGACTTTATCCAGGGTATCGTAATGCTCGTCGGTATCGTAGCAGTTATCCTTGCAGTACTTAATGTTAACGGCGGTCTCATGGGTTCCATGGTAGAGCTTGCTAAGGTAGAAGGCGATTTCCCTGCGTTCCCCGGAGCTTATGCTTCATTCTTTGGACCTTTGCCTCTTGACCTTCTCGGTGTAATCATCCTTACATCTTTGGGTACCTGGGGTCTTCCTCAGATGGTCGGTAAGTTCTACGCGATCAAGAGTGAGGACGCTATCCGTAAGGGTACGATTATCTCAACATTCTTCGCAGTTATCGTCGCAGGCGGATGCTATTTCCTCGGCGGCTTCGGAAGACTCTTCCTTACACCTGATGAGGTGGCTGCGGCAGGATTTGACGCTATCGTTCCTTCGATGCTCGAGAATCTTCCCGACATCCTCATCGCGGTAGTTGTTATCCTTGTTCTTTCCGCTTCTATGTCGACACTTTCGTCTCTCGTTCTTACATCGAGCTCGACACTTACACTCGACTTCGTTGACGGTAATATCGTTAAGGGCATGAAGGAGAAGACAAAGGTTATTACTCTCAGAGTATTTATCGTTGTTTTCATCGTGATCTCTGCTTCGATCGCTGTTGTTCAGTATAAGAGCTCCGTTACATTCATCGCTCAGCTCATGGGTGTATCCTGGGGTGCTCTTGCAGGTGCTTTCCTTGCACCTTTCCTCTACAGCCTTTACTGGAAGGGAACAACAAAGGTATCCTGCTGGGCATGCTTCATCTTCGGCTCTGTCCTTATGATCGCTAACATGCTCGTAAGACCTTCTTTCCCCGCGATCCTTCAGTCTCCCATCAACTGCGGTGCTTTCGCGATGCTCGCGGGCTTCATAATCGTGCCTCTCGTAAGTCTTATCACAGCTAAGCCTGACAGTAAGCTCGTTGAGGATGCTTTCGCAAGTTATGATAAGGAAGTTAAGACAACTGCTAAAGAGAATCTCCAGGATTGA
- a CDS encoding Predicted phospholipase, patatin/cPLA2 family: protein MRNKVYSKIDSIPKGRASDKITGGCLVLEGGGWKGLYTVGVLDCLMLNDINLSSVVGVSAGALSAIGYLSGQIGWSARIDLTYRHDSDYCGIGALRRDHGITGFSYLFNDLLTKHPVDMERLMDPRRKFAVSATDMATGDTTYFEKGKCDLFKAVQASATVPYVSLPVKINDRYYLDGGCSENIPLGWVKRSGEDKIVVVKTREHSFRREPGVPATAKFMYRNYPEFLRSFADTGNTFNKKADELDRKSREKKVFVIEPSRKVTVTRFEGDMEKLGDLYWLGFNDTKRQIGALRSYLKE, encoded by the coding sequence GTGAGAAACAAGGTATACAGTAAGATCGATTCAATCCCTAAGGGACGTGCCTCTGATAAGATCACCGGAGGTTGTCTCGTGTTGGAGGGCGGCGGCTGGAAAGGACTTTATACTGTCGGAGTCCTCGATTGTCTTATGCTGAACGATATCAATCTGTCATCTGTAGTAGGCGTTTCCGCAGGTGCATTGAGTGCGATAGGATACCTCTCGGGGCAGATCGGTTGGAGTGCCAGGATAGATCTTACATACAGACACGATTCGGATTACTGCGGAATCGGTGCTCTGAGAAGAGACCATGGTATCACAGGCTTTTCCTACCTTTTCAATGATCTCCTAACAAAGCATCCCGTGGATATGGAGCGTCTTATGGATCCGAGGCGTAAGTTCGCAGTGTCTGCAACTGATATGGCTACCGGCGATACAACCTATTTTGAGAAAGGAAAATGTGACCTGTTCAAGGCTGTCCAGGCTTCCGCAACCGTCCCCTATGTATCGCTTCCCGTAAAGATCAACGATCGGTATTACCTGGACGGAGGCTGCTCCGAGAATATTCCTCTCGGATGGGTCAAGAGGTCGGGTGAAGATAAGATCGTGGTAGTAAAGACGAGGGAGCACTCTTTCAGACGTGAACCCGGAGTACCTGCGACAGCAAAGTTTATGTATAGAAACTATCCTGAGTTCCTGAGGAGCTTTGCCGATACCGGCAACACTTTCAATAAGAAGGCTGATGAGCTTGACAGGAAGAGCAGGGAGAAGAAGGTGTTCGTTATCGAGCCCAGCAGGAAAGTAACCGTAACGAGGTTCGAGGGCGATATGGAAAAGCTGGGAGATCTTTACTGGCTTGGCTTTAACGATACCAAGCGGCAGATAGGAGCCTTAAGATCTTATCTGAAAGAATAA